GAGATTTTTGAGATCCGTTTTCTTTATCTCAAAATCGATCAGGCCTTCATAGACATACCCTTCCTCGCCTTCAGCGCAGCTCACGGTCACTTCTTTTCCGGTCTTCAGGACCTCGGTTGCATTCCTGGTTCCGACCACGCACGGGATCCCCAGCTCCCTGGAAACGATCGCCGCATGGCAGGTCCTTCCGCCGGAATTCGTCACAATGGCCGCCGCGATCTTCATGATCGGCTCCCAATCCGGATCGGTCATTTCAGTCACAAGAACCTCTCCCTTATTGAAATCCTCAATACTGCTCGCATCCTTTATCGCATTTACTTTGCCTTTTCCGATCTTATAGCCGACACTCGCGCCGGAACACAAAATCCTGCTCTTTCTCTTGATCTTATATTCTTCCAGGATATTCGCATCTCTCACACTCTGCGCGGTTTCAGGACGGGCCTGAACAATGAACAACTTTCCGGTTACTCCGTCCTTTGCCCATTCCATATCCATAGCTCGATCATAATGATCTTCAATGATAGTGGCCCACTCAGCAAGCTTGATGACCTCTTCTTCTTTCAGACAGAATTTTTTTCTATCCTCAATCGGAACCGCCACATTCTTGGTGGAAATCTTCCCTGATGTGCTGTATACAAGCTTGTATGATTTGGATCCAAGCCTTTTTTCAATAATAGGCTTGAATCCCTGTTTCAAAGTCGGCTGAAATACATAGAACTCATCGGGAGTGACTTTTCCCTGAACGATATTTTCTCCGAGACCATAGATCGCATTGATGACCACCGCGTCTTTGAATCCCGATTCAGTATCTATGGAGAACATGACGCCGCTCACAGACTTGTCCGACCTCACCATTTTCTGCACACCGACTGAAAGAGCGATTGAGAAATGATCGAATCCCTTGTCTTCCCTGTATGAAATAGCTCTGTTCGTAAAAAGCGATGCGATGCATTGTTTTGTCGCGTAAAGGACATTATGCACGCCTCTGATATTCAAATAGGTTTCCTGCTGTCCGGCAAATGAAGCATCGGGAAGATCTTCCGCGGTAGCGCTGGACCTGACGGCCGTATCCACATATTCGCCATATTGCTTTTCCATTTCATGATATGCATCCGCGATATCCTTGTTGAGATCTTCCGGAAGTTCGGCGGCCATGATCGTATGGCGCACTTTTTCACCCCTTTCCGCAAGATTCTTCATATTATGAGTGTCCAGATCCTTCAATATCTCCCTGATCTTCTCCATAAGCCCGGAATCTTTCATGAAATGCCTGTAGGCATGAGCAGAAAGCGCGAATCCGTTCGGAATATTGACATTTTTCTTCGTGAGTTTCTGATACATCTCGCCCAAGCTGGCATTCTTTCCACCGACAAGACCGACATCTTTATTCGTCACTTCCTTGTACCATAATATGTTTTTTTGTTTTCTGTTTTCCATTTTATTTTATTATTGTTTAAGTGTTTTTAAAGCATATACATTATAACATATAATCGAATACCGCAAAAGTCCGATTTTGCACTGTATTCCGATATTTTACCCTATCTTGATCCGACCCGTTTTGAAAGTTCCGCCACGGCTTTTTCATAATCTTCTCCGGATTCCACGTTAAGGGAAAATCTCCTGTGATCGTTTATGAAAATGATTATAGACCTGCCCAAGATATCAAAAAAATACGCCATAACCGCCATAAGATTCTTGTCGGATATGTGATAACCCGAGATCTCCGACCACATGAAAAATTCCTTCCTCTTCTCCCGAGATCTCACAATTTCAATTCCTTTCTCGTCTATCCTATAGGACTCCAGAGGCTCCCCGCTGTTATATTTTACTTTGGCATTTATATAGTGAGTGAAAGATGCCAGAATTATAAGAGACACGAGAACAATGATCGCCAGCGGCTTGGAAAATATCAGCAAAAAAACGATTGACAGTCCTATTGTCAGCAGTGTCATGATAAACAGGAACTTCTGGTCCATCCTTCTTTTTATTCCCTTCTCGCTGATCTCCCACTTTATCTCTTTGATCTGTATGTTTTCCGATCCCATATTTTTTTTCGCTTAAGGCTTCTTTACTATATATACACATAAATTTCCAAAGGGTTCGCATCTCGGGTCATTGGTATCTTCGAACGCCGCAGTCAGCTCATAGCTTTTTCCGTCGGATCTATAGCCGTAAAAACGGGAACCGGAAAGGGGGTCTATATAGTTCTTTTTAAGATACCAGTCTTGGCGGAGAAGCTTATATATGTAGCTGTTTTCGTCGCTTATCTTTTCGTATCCGTTCGTTATCGGATATTCGTTCTGATTGTATTTTGCATATTCATCTATGGCATAACTGATATCGCCGAGATCTTTTACTCTTTGATTATCGCGATCGTCGGGAGTCTGGTTGGCAGTTGGAATTTCCGGTGAAACCGCCTCGGGAAGCTCTCCCGTATCTATTTCCTTCACAGGCACAACAACGCTTTCCCCTTCAGTGATGCCCTTTTGATCGGAATAGCTTTTCCAGACAGAATATCCGCCAAAAATTATCATTGCAACGATCGCTATGATGATTATTTTTCTGTAATTGCTTTTTATTTCCATGGCTTAAATGATATTCTTAGATACGATCGGATCTTTTTATATTATACCAATAATACCGCGTTTTTGAAACATACCGTCAGTTTTTTCCGACAGCCTTCCTGAAGTTGTTATAGAAAAACAATAACGCGGCAACCGAAACGAAGAAAAGGTTTATGGCCATTCCATAAAAGATCGAGAGTTCGCCGGAGGCTTTTCCCACCATGACTATTATCACCGAGAATAGGAGAAGATAAAGCTGCGACTGGATGCTGATCGTCGTCGCCCTGTGACTGGAAGGCACGATCTTGTTTATTAGGCTCGTGATATAAACATACTGAGTTCCAAAATTGAAAGAAAGAAGAGCGATGAAGAACAGGATCAGCGCGAGATTCTTTGTCATAAAAGCCAAAGAACAAAATACCGTAACGAGGAGATAAAAAACAATTATTTTTTTCTGGCTGAATTTTTTTTCAAAATAGGGATAGGACATCGACCCCATCGAACTCGAAAGATTGACCCCCACATACACAAAACTGAGATAAAGAACGGTCAGGCCTGCAAAGTCCAGCACCGGCTGATAGTAATAGAACAAGACGTCCGACGCGGCAAGCATTAGGGAAAATGTGACTATGATCAGCCAGACATTCCCTTCTTTCATCAGGAATTTCAGTCCGTCCTTCACCTGGCCAAAATGGCCGCCTATGGATTTCTGATATGCGGGTTCTTTCAGTGTTGAAAGAACAGCGATCAAGCCCAAGCTTGAAAAAACAGCAAGGAGGAACGGGAGCTTGAGATCGATCGAATAAGCGAAAGCTCCCGCGACCGAAGCCACGATCCTGCTCCAGAAAAAGCAGACCATGATCTTGGATTGCGTTTTTTCATATTTGCTTTCCTCGCCAAGATTAAGAAGCGTATCATAAACGATCGCAGAATCGGTTCCGGACCGGAGCGCGCTTGAAAATCCCATAAAAACCATCGAAATGAAGAAGTGTTCAAATGTTCCTCCCAAAAACAGCATCAAGGATGAAAGCGAGGAAAATGCAGTACCGATGATCAAAACATTCTTTCTGGAATATTTAT
This genomic window from Candidatus Paceibacterota bacterium contains:
- a CDS encoding MFS transporter, coding for MFDFWSMNLRSNIRKFYLMGFLEALWFPLPIFILYLLHSGLVLGRVGILLSTLVLVQVIFEIPSSVWADKYSRKNVLIIGTAFSSLSSLMLFLGGTFEHFFISMVFMGFSSALRSGTDSAIVYDTLLNLGEESKYEKTQSKIMVCFFWSRIVASVAGAFAYSIDLKLPFLLAVFSSLGLIAVLSTLKEPAYQKSIGGHFGQVKDGLKFLMKEGNVWLIIVTFSLMLAASDVLFYYYQPVLDFAGLTVLYLSFVYVGVNLSSSMGSMSYPYFEKKFSQKKIIVFYLLVTVFCSLAFMTKNLALILFFIALLSFNFGTQYVYITSLINKIVPSSHRATTISIQSQLYLLLFSVIIVMVGKASGELSIFYGMAINLFFVSVAALLFFYNNFRKAVGKN
- the ppsA gene encoding phosphoenolpyruvate synthase, yielding MENRKQKNILWYKEVTNKDVGLVGGKNASLGEMYQKLTKKNVNIPNGFALSAHAYRHFMKDSGLMEKIREILKDLDTHNMKNLAERGEKVRHTIMAAELPEDLNKDIADAYHEMEKQYGEYVDTAVRSSATAEDLPDASFAGQQETYLNIRGVHNVLYATKQCIASLFTNRAISYREDKGFDHFSIALSVGVQKMVRSDKSVSGVMFSIDTESGFKDAVVINAIYGLGENIVQGKVTPDEFYVFQPTLKQGFKPIIEKRLGSKSYKLVYSTSGKISTKNVAVPIEDRKKFCLKEEEVIKLAEWATIIEDHYDRAMDMEWAKDGVTGKLFIVQARPETAQSVRDANILEEYKIKRKSRILCSGASVGYKIGKGKVNAIKDASSIEDFNKGEVLVTEMTDPDWEPIMKIAAAIVTNSGGRTCHAAIVSRELGIPCVVGTRNATEVLKTGKEVTVSCAEGEEGYVYEGLIDFEIKKTDLKNLKRPKVKVMMNLAEPEQAFTQSFIPNDGVGLAREEFIINNTIKAHPLALMALDGKIKGVRIDKQTANKIHKITAGYKSKTDFFIDKLSQGIGKLGAAFYPNDVIVRFSDFKTNEYANLIGGTYFEPHEENPMIGWRGASRYYDPRYKEAFKMECQAIKKVREEFGLTNVIVMIPFCRTVEEGKKVLAVMKEAGLERGKNGLRVYVMAEIPANIILVDEFAKVFDGFSIGSNDLTQLTLGIDRDNGGPIASIANEKNEAVKILIRQLIKGAHKRKRKVGICGQAPSDFPDFAEFVVKEGIDSISLTPDTVLKTILYLGSKKKRK